A stretch of the Sphingosinithalassobacter tenebrarum genome encodes the following:
- a CDS encoding efflux transporter outer membrane subunit — translation MKRLSLVTLAATTMLAGCNLAPDYARPQGAVPAELPQGGIYPAADTDAPDITRIGWREFFVDPRLRDVIQLGLDNNRDLRVAAANVLQARAQLRVRRADQLPTISADGSATFTNSAGLGGGAAAPGAVSGGSQDLEIYNVGAGFSAFEIDLFGRLANQSRAAQEQLLAAEWAQRSTRISLIAQIAEAWLVLAADREQLEIARATLQTYADSLHLTREQFRIGVASELEAKQVEASYQAALSDIARLETTIAQDRNALNLLAGTTVPDALLPEGLDQGPFTRDALPASLSSDVLLRRPDVLQAEHLLIAENANIGAARAAFFPTISLTATLGTVSTALSGLFGDDSFTYSVAPGVALPIFDGGRRGGNVAYAEASQQAAVATYEKTIQTAFREVADALAQRGRIDEQVSAQAARVDAAQTAARLSDARYRAGVASFLASLDSQRATYAARQQLISTRLLRATNLVELYRALGGGLADVTPPTGETRPAEEAPQP, via the coding sequence ATGAAACGACTTTCGCTTGTTACCCTTGCCGCCACGACCATGCTCGCCGGCTGCAACCTTGCTCCCGACTATGCGCGGCCGCAGGGCGCTGTCCCGGCAGAGCTGCCGCAGGGCGGCATCTACCCGGCCGCCGACACTGACGCGCCGGACATCACCCGGATCGGGTGGCGCGAATTCTTCGTCGACCCGCGCCTGCGCGACGTGATCCAGCTCGGGCTGGACAATAATCGCGACCTGCGCGTCGCGGCGGCCAATGTGCTGCAGGCGCGCGCGCAGCTTCGCGTGCGTCGCGCCGATCAGCTTCCGACGATCAGCGCCGATGGCAGCGCCACTTTCACCAACAGCGCCGGTCTGGGCGGCGGCGCGGCGGCGCCGGGTGCAGTGTCCGGCGGCTCGCAGGATCTCGAAATCTACAATGTCGGCGCGGGCTTCAGCGCGTTCGAGATCGACCTGTTCGGGCGGCTCGCCAATCAGTCTCGCGCCGCGCAGGAACAGCTGCTCGCCGCCGAATGGGCGCAACGTTCGACGCGTATCAGCCTGATCGCGCAGATCGCCGAGGCCTGGCTGGTGCTGGCCGCCGATCGCGAACAGCTCGAAATCGCCCGCGCAACGCTGCAGACCTATGCCGACTCGCTGCATCTGACGCGCGAACAGTTCCGCATCGGAGTCGCTTCGGAACTCGAGGCCAAGCAGGTCGAAGCGAGCTATCAGGCGGCGCTGAGCGATATCGCAAGGCTCGAAACCACGATCGCGCAGGACCGCAACGCGCTCAATCTGCTCGCCGGGACGACCGTGCCCGACGCGCTGCTTCCCGAAGGGCTCGACCAGGGCCCGTTCACGCGCGACGCCCTGCCCGCCAGCCTGTCTTCGGACGTGCTGTTGCGCCGCCCCGACGTGCTGCAGGCCGAACATCTGCTGATCGCCGAAAACGCCAATATCGGTGCGGCGCGCGCGGCCTTCTTCCCCACCATTTCGCTCACTGCGACACTGGGAACGGTCAGTACCGCGCTGTCCGGCCTGTTCGGTGACGACAGCTTCACCTATTCGGTGGCGCCCGGAGTGGCGCTGCCGATCTTCGACGGCGGGCGCCGCGGCGGCAATGTCGCCTATGCCGAAGCCTCGCAGCAGGCTGCCGTCGCGACCTATGAAAAGACCATCCAGACCGCGTTCCGCGAAGTCGCCGACGCGCTGGCGCAGCGCGGCCGGATCGACGAACAGGTGTCGGCGCAGGCCGCCCGGGTCGATGCGGCGCAGACGGCAGCCCGGCTTTCAGACGCGCGGTACCGCGCCGGAGTCGCTTCGTTCCTCGCTTCGCTCGATTCGCAGCGAGCCACCTATGCCGCGCGGCAGCAGCTGATATCGACGCGCCTGTTGCGCGCGACCAATCTGGTCGAACTCTACCGCGCGCTGGGCGGCGGTCTGGCGGATGTGACGCCGCCGACCGGCGAGACCCGGCCGGCGGAAGAAGCGCCTCAGCCCTGA
- a CDS encoding YgaP family membrane protein yields the protein MNVDRAVFVFAGFVVLLGIVLSLTVHPWWLALTAFAGLNMMQAAFTGFCPAAMLFKALGLRPGNAFR from the coding sequence ATGAACGTCGATCGTGCCGTTTTCGTCTTTGCCGGCTTCGTCGTGCTGCTCGGCATCGTCCTGTCGCTCACCGTCCATCCCTGGTGGCTGGCGCTGACGGCCTTTGCCGGGCTCAACATGATGCAGGCCGCGTTCACCGGCTTCTGCCCGGCGGCGATGCTCTTCAAGGCGCTCGGCCTGCGTCCGGGCAACGCTTTTCGGTGA
- a CDS encoding efflux RND transporter periplasmic adaptor subunit — MKKFALFAGFALLLAGCGQSQDAQQGGGPPKVFYETVSTQDVTLDTRLPGRTSAYESSEVRPQVNGIIKARLFQEGDMVGRGQPLYRIDSAPYAAQVASARAALARARASIESTEALARRYGELVEINAISRQEYDNAVAAANQAKADVAAQRAALESAQIDLARTTIRAPISGRIGRSTFTTGALVTASQQNPLTTIQRLDPIYVDIQQSSADILRLRRQLMAGDLIREDGAARVRLILEDGSTYPIEGSLKFTDVTVDPDTGSQVIRAVFANPEGLLLPGMFVRAQIVEGTRANAMLVSQRAVSRDAKGNATVLVVDGDGKLQPRQITATRTVGQDWIVESGLKPGDKVIVQGAQNLRPGTPVDAAPYEENGSPQGGTPQANSAQPAQTPAEKAE, encoded by the coding sequence ATGAAGAAATTCGCCCTTTTCGCTGGATTCGCCCTGCTTCTCGCCGGATGCGGGCAGAGTCAGGATGCGCAACAGGGCGGAGGTCCGCCCAAGGTCTTCTATGAAACGGTGTCGACTCAGGATGTGACGCTCGACACGCGGCTCCCCGGGCGCACCAGCGCCTATGAAAGCTCCGAAGTCCGGCCGCAGGTGAACGGCATTATCAAGGCGCGGCTGTTCCAGGAAGGCGACATGGTCGGCCGCGGCCAGCCGCTCTATCGCATCGATTCGGCACCCTATGCCGCCCAGGTCGCCAGTGCCCGCGCCGCGCTGGCCCGCGCCCGCGCCTCGATCGAATCGACCGAGGCACTGGCGCGACGCTATGGCGAGCTGGTCGAGATCAACGCGATTTCGCGCCAGGAATATGACAACGCCGTCGCTGCGGCCAATCAGGCGAAGGCCGATGTCGCCGCCCAACGCGCGGCGCTGGAGAGCGCGCAGATCGACCTGGCGCGCACTACGATCCGTGCGCCGATTTCGGGCCGCATCGGCCGCTCCACCTTCACGACGGGCGCGCTCGTCACTGCCTCGCAGCAGAACCCGCTGACCACGATCCAGCGGCTCGATCCGATCTATGTCGACATCCAGCAGTCGAGCGCGGACATTCTGCGCCTGCGCCGCCAGCTGATGGCGGGCGACCTGATCCGCGAGGACGGCGCCGCGCGCGTCCGCCTGATTCTGGAAGACGGCTCGACCTATCCGATCGAAGGGTCGCTGAAGTTCACCGACGTCACGGTCGATCCCGATACCGGCAGCCAGGTGATCCGCGCGGTCTTCGCCAATCCCGAAGGCCTGCTGCTGCCGGGCATGTTCGTCCGCGCGCAGATCGTCGAAGGTACGCGTGCCAATGCCATGCTGGTTTCGCAGCGCGCCGTATCGCGCGATGCCAAGGGCAATGCCACGGTGCTGGTCGTCGACGGGGACGGCAAACTCCAGCCACGCCAGATCACTGCGACACGCACGGTCGGTCAGGACTGGATCGTCGAAAGCGGGCTGAAGCCGGGCGACAAGGTCATCGTTCAGGGCGCGCAGAATCTGCGCCCCGGTACACCGGTGGATGCCGCGCCGTACGAAGAGAACGGGTCGCCCCAGGGCGGCACGCCGCAAGCCAATAGCGCACAACCCGCCCAGACCCCGGCGGAAAAGGCAGAGTAA
- a CDS encoding MBL fold metallo-hydrolase translates to MTTAIAQDKALIAAEDIVRAARKTPARQPVVTSFFDEATFTASHVVHDPETGRAAIIDSVLDYDPASGRTAHDSAQAIVDFVREAGLTVDWLLETHAHADHLTAAPWLQEQLGGSIAIGGAITTVQDTFGKLFNAGEDFARDGTQFDHLFTDGERFSIGNIDAVVLHVPGHTPADLAYVIGDAAFAGDTIFMPDYGTARADFPGGDAGQLYRSIRRLLSLPRDTRLFLCHDYKAPGRDNYVWETTIGAERDDNIHVHDGVSESEFVAMRTARDRTLGMPRLILPSVQVNMRGGHMPEPESNGIRYLKMPVDAV, encoded by the coding sequence ATGACCACCGCTATTGCTCAGGACAAGGCGCTGATCGCGGCCGAGGACATCGTCCGCGCGGCGCGCAAGACGCCGGCCCGGCAGCCGGTGGTGACAAGCTTTTTCGACGAAGCCACGTTCACCGCGAGCCATGTCGTGCACGATCCCGAAACCGGGCGTGCCGCGATCATCGATTCGGTACTCGATTATGATCCGGCATCCGGGCGCACGGCGCATGATTCGGCGCAGGCCATCGTCGATTTTGTCCGCGAAGCCGGACTGACCGTCGATTGGCTGCTGGAAACCCATGCGCATGCCGATCATCTGACGGCGGCGCCCTGGCTTCAGGAACAGCTGGGCGGCAGCATTGCGATCGGCGGCGCGATCACCACGGTGCAGGACACGTTCGGCAAGCTGTTCAACGCGGGCGAGGATTTCGCGCGCGACGGGACCCAGTTCGACCATCTCTTCACCGATGGCGAGCGGTTTTCGATCGGCAACATCGATGCGGTCGTGCTGCATGTGCCGGGCCATACTCCCGCCGACCTTGCTTATGTGATCGGCGACGCGGCCTTTGCCGGAGACACGATCTTCATGCCCGATTACGGCACCGCGCGCGCCGATTTCCCCGGCGGCGACGCGGGCCAGCTCTATCGCTCGATCCGTCGCCTGCTGTCGCTGCCGCGCGATACCCGGCTGTTCCTGTGCCATGACTACAAGGCACCGGGCCGCGACAACTATGTCTGGGAAACCACCATCGGCGCCGAGCGGGACGACAATATCCATGTCCATGACGGCGTTAGCGAAAGCGAATTCGTCGCGATGCGCACCGCGCGCGACAGGACGCTCGGCATGCCGCGCCTCATCCTGCCTTCGGTGCAGGTCAACATGCGCGGCGGGCACATGCCCGAACCCGAATCCAACGGCATTCGTTATCTGAAAATGCCGGTCGACGCAGTCTGA
- a CDS encoding efflux RND transporter permease subunit, with amino-acid sequence MSRFFIDRPIFAWVIAIVLMLAGGIAIRALPVAQFPTIAPPAVAINVVYPGADAETLEETTTQIIEQQLKGIDHLRYFSSSSASSGRATITLTFEQGTDPDIAQVQVQNKLQAATSQLPQEVQRQGIQVNKSSASFLLIMGLYSEDGSHNASDLADFLVSDFQDPVSRVDGVGELQVLGSQYAMRIWIDPVKMAGYQLTVGDVSAAVQAQNVQISAGQIGAQPAPDSQMLNATVSVESRLQTAEEFGNILLKTSSDGAAVRLRDVARVELGAETYSFDSKYNGMPAAGMGVRLAPSANALATVEGVKERVAELSQSLPADVKVIYPLDTSTFVELSVHQVVETIFEAVVLVFLVMFLFLQNWRATLIPTIAIPVVLLGTFAIMSVAGYSINTLTLFGMVLAIGLLVDDAIVVVENVERLIQTEHLSPKDAARKSMDEITNALVGVALVLSAVFLPMAFFGGSVGVIYRQFSITIVSAMVLSILVALILTPALCATILKPHRDDEVPGKGPIARFFRWFNDRFDRAQVKYEGGVRRTSRNWKRSGLMYLLIVGGMVLLFARLPGGFLPEEDQGLVFTLVQGPAGATKARTDKALETVRNHYLQNESDNVVGVFTVSGFSFTGQGQNAGIAFVELKPWDERPGFANSAQGIAGRAFGAFSQFHDAMIIPVVPPAVQELGNATGFDLQLVNTGNLSHEELVERRNMMLGMAAQNANVTGVRPMNLDDAPQLKVDIDQNKATALGLDLTAVDTTIAAAWGGSYINDFIDRGRVKRVYLQADAEHRMAPEDLNDLYVRNNQGEMVPFSAFATLSWTKAPVQLTRYNGQPAMQIQGSPVEGASTGAAMQAMQEIHDQMPPGTELEWTGISYEEQTSSGQAPMLYALSLLIVFLCLAALYESWSVPLSVMLVVPLGVIGALLAAMLTGLKNDVYLQVGLITTIGVATKNAILIVEFAEERVRQGMHAFQAAIAAAKLRLRPILMTSLAFMLGVMPLALTTGAGAGGQNAIGRSVVGGMLTATILAIFFVPMFFVVVARLFGHGQEGDPEASPDTGPETGPESGNAPQEA; translated from the coding sequence ATGTCCCGTTTTTTCATCGATCGACCCATTTTCGCATGGGTCATAGCCATCGTGCTGATGCTCGCCGGGGGAATCGCGATCCGCGCGCTTCCCGTCGCGCAGTTCCCGACGATCGCGCCGCCGGCAGTGGCGATCAACGTGGTCTATCCGGGCGCCGACGCCGAAACACTCGAGGAAACGACCACCCAGATCATCGAGCAGCAGCTCAAGGGCATTGATCATCTGCGCTATTTCTCGTCTTCCTCGGCCTCTTCGGGCCGGGCGACGATCACGCTGACCTTCGAGCAGGGAACCGATCCCGACATCGCCCAGGTGCAGGTGCAGAACAAGCTGCAGGCGGCGACGTCGCAGCTGCCGCAGGAAGTGCAGCGCCAGGGTATCCAGGTCAACAAGAGCTCGGCCAGCTTCCTGCTGATCATGGGCCTCTATTCCGAAGACGGGTCGCACAACGCCAGCGATCTGGCCGACTTCCTCGTTTCGGATTTCCAGGACCCGGTAAGCCGCGTCGACGGCGTCGGCGAGCTGCAGGTGCTCGGCTCGCAATATGCGATGCGCATCTGGATCGATCCGGTCAAAATGGCCGGATACCAGCTCACCGTCGGCGACGTTTCGGCCGCCGTGCAGGCGCAGAACGTCCAGATTTCCGCCGGCCAGATCGGTGCGCAGCCCGCGCCGGATTCGCAGATGCTCAACGCCACCGTGTCGGTGGAATCGCGGCTGCAGACCGCCGAGGAATTCGGCAATATCCTGCTCAAGACATCGAGCGACGGCGCCGCGGTCCGGCTGCGCGACGTCGCCCGGGTCGAGCTGGGCGCGGAAACCTATTCCTTCGACTCGAAATATAACGGCATGCCCGCCGCGGGCATGGGCGTCCGGCTTGCGCCCAGCGCCAACGCGCTCGCCACCGTCGAGGGCGTGAAGGAACGCGTCGCCGAACTGTCGCAGTCGCTGCCCGCCGACGTGAAGGTCATCTATCCGCTCGACACTTCGACCTTCGTCGAACTGTCGGTGCATCAGGTCGTCGAGACGATCTTCGAGGCGGTGGTGCTCGTCTTCCTCGTAATGTTCCTGTTCCTGCAGAACTGGCGCGCGACGCTGATTCCGACGATCGCGATCCCGGTGGTTCTGCTGGGCACTTTCGCGATCATGTCGGTCGCGGGATATTCGATCAACACGCTGACGCTGTTCGGCATGGTGCTCGCCATCGGCCTGCTGGTCGACGACGCCATCGTCGTGGTGGAGAATGTCGAGCGCCTGATCCAGACCGAGCATCTTTCGCCCAAGGACGCCGCGCGCAAATCGATGGACGAGATCACCAACGCGCTGGTCGGCGTGGCGCTGGTCCTGTCCGCGGTGTTCCTGCCGATGGCGTTTTTCGGCGGGTCGGTTGGCGTGATCTATCGCCAGTTCTCGATCACGATCGTTTCGGCGATGGTGCTTTCGATCCTTGTCGCGCTGATCCTGACGCCGGCGCTGTGCGCGACGATCCTGAAGCCGCACCGCGACGACGAAGTGCCCGGCAAGGGCCCGATCGCGCGCTTCTTCCGCTGGTTCAACGATCGGTTCGACCGCGCCCAGGTGAAATATGAAGGCGGTGTGCGCCGCACTTCGCGCAACTGGAAGCGTTCGGGGCTGATGTATCTGCTGATCGTCGGCGGGATGGTCCTGCTGTTCGCGCGGCTGCCCGGCGGCTTCCTTCCCGAAGAGGATCAGGGGCTGGTGTTCACGCTGGTTCAGGGCCCGGCGGGCGCAACCAAGGCGCGCACCGACAAGGCGCTCGAAACCGTACGCAACCACTATCTTCAGAACGAATCCGACAATGTCGTCGGCGTGTTCACCGTCAGCGGCTTTTCCTTCACCGGACAGGGCCAGAATGCGGGTATCGCGTTCGTCGAACTGAAGCCGTGGGACGAGCGCCCCGGCTTTGCCAACAGCGCGCAGGGAATTGCCGGCCGCGCGTTCGGCGCGTTCTCGCAATTCCACGACGCGATGATCATTCCCGTGGTGCCGCCCGCCGTGCAGGAACTGGGCAACGCCACTGGGTTCGACCTTCAGCTGGTCAACACCGGTAACCTCAGCCATGAGGAACTGGTCGAGCGGCGCAACATGATGCTCGGCATGGCGGCTCAGAACGCCAATGTCACCGGCGTACGCCCGATGAACCTGGACGATGCGCCGCAGCTCAAGGTGGATATCGACCAGAACAAGGCGACTGCGCTCGGGCTGGATCTGACGGCGGTGGATACCACCATCGCGGCGGCATGGGGCGGCAGCTATATCAACGACTTCATCGACCGCGGTCGCGTGAAGCGCGTCTATCTGCAGGCCGATGCCGAACACCGCATGGCGCCCGAGGATCTGAACGACCTTTATGTCCGCAACAATCAGGGCGAAATGGTCCCCTTCTCGGCCTTCGCTACCCTGTCCTGGACCAAGGCGCCGGTCCAGCTCACCCGCTATAACGGCCAGCCGGCGATGCAGATTCAGGGATCGCCCGTCGAAGGCGCCAGCACCGGCGCAGCGATGCAGGCGATGCAGGAAATCCATGACCAGATGCCGCCGGGCACCGAGCTGGAATGGACCGGCATCTCCTATGAGGAACAGACCTCGAGCGGCCAGGCGCCGATGCTCTACGCGCTGTCGCTGCTGATCGTCTTCCTGTGCCTCGCCGCGCTTTATGAAAGCTGGTCGGTGCCGCTTTCGGTGATGCTGGTGGTGCCGCTCGGCGTCATTGGCGCGCTGCTTGCGGCAATGCTGACGGGTCTCAAGAACGACGTCTATCTGCAGGTCGGCCTGATCACCACGATCGGCGTGGCGACCAAGAACGCGATCCTGATCGTCGAATTCGCCGAGGAACGCGTACGTCAGGGAATGCATGCATTCCAGGCGGCGATCGCGGCGGCGAAGCTGCGACTGCGCCCGATCCTGATGACCAGCCTTGCCTTCATGCTGGGCGTGATGCCGCTTGCCCTGACGACGGGCGCGGGCGCCGGTGGTCAGAATGCGATCGGCCGATCGGTGGTCGGCGGCATGTTGACCGCCACCATCCTCGCTATCTTCTTCGTCCCGATGTTCTTCGTGGTCGTCGCCCGGCTGTTCGGGCACGGCCAGGAAGGCGATCCCGAAGCCTCGCCCGATACCGGACCCGAAACGGGCCCGGAATCCGGCAACGCGCCGCAGGAGGCGTGA
- a CDS encoding TIGR01244 family sulfur transferase: protein MSHKTLAPGVGVCGQVSPQGVAEAKAAGFRAIINNRPDGEEPGQPTSAELEAQARAAGMDYHYIPVTPGRYTDADVAKFCAAMDDCNGTALAFCKSGMRATSLWALAQAGKLSTQEILSQAAECGYDLSPLVPQIEARAAKVQG from the coding sequence ATGTCCCACAAGACTCTGGCGCCGGGGGTCGGCGTCTGCGGCCAGGTGTCGCCGCAGGGTGTCGCGGAAGCCAAGGCCGCCGGTTTCCGCGCGATCATCAACAACCGGCCCGACGGCGAGGAACCGGGCCAGCCGACCAGCGCCGAGCTGGAGGCGCAGGCGCGCGCCGCCGGGATGGACTATCACTATATTCCGGTGACTCCCGGTCGCTACACCGATGCCGACGTCGCCAAATTCTGCGCGGCGATGGACGACTGCAACGGAACCGCGCTTGCTTTCTGCAAGTCGGGGATGCGCGCCACCTCGCTCTGGGCGCTGGCCCAGGCGGGGAAGCTTTCGACGCAGGAGATTCTGAGCCAGGCGGCCGAATGCGGCTATGACCTGTCGCCGCTCGTGCCCCAGATCGAGGCACGCGCGGCGAAGGTTCAGGGCTGA
- a CDS encoding TolC family protein, which translates to MMLPLLTLTLIAAAQDPTAATLTLEQAIAEAQANAPVAARADARFEAAQARSAQARAQNRPTVTATGTIGYGRLDPGGFFGLMADDVTPRAAQVTIEQPLFTSGRVGAGIEQARAGEAAAQSAREQTRAMLAADVAEAYGAVLIAQERKRLYEQLVAVTERIARNALDRYEVGDAPRTDVSQANARLAEARAGLAGAEGQIRVTRARLASLIGRDPGRLASLPPPPQTPATLEDAITIARENSPMIAQAEAGVDAARAAERGAKAERGPTIGAYAEASTTRDQFFPGYRGDQATVGVRARWTLFDSGRTGGAIAEASAEVRAAEAQLAQARAQVDEAVTAGFSAVRTAALVETARRDQAAAATEAAGNMRDEVLVGQKPQLDLLNAEREAIAARLSVLEAQSNRVVAGYRLLALIGRE; encoded by the coding sequence ATGATGCTGCCCCTGCTGACCCTTACGCTGATCGCGGCCGCGCAGGATCCGACCGCGGCGACCCTGACGCTGGAACAGGCGATTGCCGAGGCCCAGGCCAATGCGCCGGTCGCGGCGCGCGCCGATGCGCGGTTCGAAGCCGCGCAGGCGCGGTCGGCGCAGGCCCGTGCACAGAACCGGCCCACCGTCACGGCCACCGGCACGATCGGCTATGGCCGGCTCGATCCGGGCGGATTTTTCGGGCTGATGGCCGATGATGTCACGCCGCGCGCCGCGCAAGTCACCATCGAACAGCCGCTCTTCACCAGCGGTCGCGTGGGCGCCGGGATCGAACAGGCGCGGGCGGGGGAGGCCGCTGCGCAATCGGCGCGCGAGCAGACGCGCGCGATGCTCGCCGCCGATGTCGCCGAAGCCTATGGCGCGGTGCTGATCGCGCAGGAGCGTAAACGGCTGTACGAACAACTCGTCGCCGTGACCGAGCGGATCGCACGCAATGCGCTGGACCGCTACGAGGTCGGCGACGCGCCGCGCACCGATGTCTCGCAGGCAAATGCCCGGCTCGCCGAAGCGCGGGCGGGGCTGGCCGGCGCCGAAGGCCAGATCCGGGTCACGCGTGCGCGGCTTGCCAGCCTGATCGGGCGGGACCCGGGAAGGCTGGCGTCGCTGCCGCCACCGCCGCAAACGCCTGCGACGCTGGAAGATGCGATCACGATCGCGCGCGAAAACAGCCCGATGATCGCGCAGGCGGAAGCGGGCGTCGACGCGGCGCGGGCCGCCGAGCGCGGCGCGAAGGCCGAACGCGGTCCGACGATCGGCGCCTATGCCGAAGCATCGACCACGCGCGACCAGTTCTTCCCCGGCTATCGCGGCGATCAGGCGACGGTAGGCGTGCGCGCCCGCTGGACGCTGTTCGACAGCGGTCGCACCGGCGGCGCGATTGCCGAGGCAAGCGCTGAAGTACGCGCTGCCGAAGCGCAGCTCGCACAGGCGCGGGCGCAGGTCGACGAAGCGGTTACGGCCGGTTTCAGCGCGGTGCGCACGGCCGCTCTGGTCGAAACCGCGCGGCGCGATCAGGCCGCCGCCGCCACCGAAGCCGCCGGCAATATGCGCGATGAAGTGCTGGTCGGCCAGAAACCCCAGCTCGATCTGCTCAACGCCGAGCGCGAGGCGATCGCCGCGCGGCTTTCGGTGCTGGAGGCACAGTCGAACCGCGTCGTCGCGGGCTATCGGCTGCTCGCGCTGATCGGGCGCGAATAG
- a CDS encoding TetR/AcrR family transcriptional regulator, with product METDISQTTARSPAIRADARRKHLLETARALFTAQGFHQTGMAKIAEVSQVKVGQIYRDFSSKEDIIAAIAEADVSAWLCEEELAAAVSLGDRGAVRAWIRRIASHLDQKDACLLAEIVAEVGRNGRVAAIHREMDTRIRGTLAAALAALAPSPDKAGEREQLTEMILGMGVGLMVRQILNPEMDLPTSCRLMVDIIDDRIDLLTGETAGR from the coding sequence ATGGAAACGGATATTTCCCAAACGACCGCGAGGTCGCCGGCGATTCGCGCGGATGCGCGCCGCAAGCACCTTCTGGAAACCGCGCGCGCGCTGTTCACTGCGCAGGGGTTTCACCAGACCGGCATGGCGAAGATCGCCGAGGTCTCGCAGGTGAAGGTCGGTCAGATCTATCGCGACTTCTCGAGCAAGGAAGACATCATCGCGGCCATCGCCGAGGCCGATGTCTCGGCCTGGCTGTGCGAGGAAGAGCTTGCCGCGGCGGTCAGTTTGGGAGATCGCGGGGCCGTGCGTGCGTGGATTCGCCGGATTGCCTCGCATCTCGATCAGAAGGATGCGTGCTTGCTCGCTGAAATCGTCGCCGAAGTGGGACGTAACGGCCGCGTTGCCGCGATTCATCGCGAAATGGACACGCGGATCCGCGGTACGCTCGCGGCGGCGCTGGCAGCGCTGGCGCCGTCGCCCGACAAGGCCGGCGAGCGCGAACAGCTCACCGAAATGATCCTCGGAATGGGAGTCGGGCTGATGGTTCGTCAAATCCTCAATCCCGAAATGGACCTGCCCACGTCGTGCCGGCTGATGGTTGATATTATAGACGATCGGATCGACTTGCTGACCGGCGAAACCGCCGGGCGCTAA